AATGTGATGACTTTCGAAGGAGGCATGGAACAAAACTTGCAGCAAATAAAAGGCGGTGAGTGTATTTTTCCTGACTATTTCAGTAGCATCCTTGGGGGGAAGGGGATGCAGAGTTAATGTATTCCCCAGTTTTTCAAGGGCAGAGCGAAGTTCTGAAAGTTTTAACCCAGCGGCTTGGAAGCCACATTGTGGCTTTTTGATACACTACCCATGGATCTTCTGAACACTGTTCCCCAGTTTGCCACCTTCCCCACATTTCAGGAAAGTGGTCGGGGCTCTTTCCTGGTAGGGCTTGTGATTGACAGGTGGTTCCCACCCTGAAACAGCCACTGCCAGAGTAACAGGTAAGCTGTGAgactccctgaggtgcaggcctcatgccagggagGGAAGCAAATGTGGCTCTTTAGACAGATGGCAATTGTGAACACGGCTCTCCACAAGACACAGGCTGAGTACTGCTAGTCTTACTGATGCATAGAAAGTAGTCAGGAAGGTTTCTCCACTTGGAAGTTaatatatttttaacattttttccaACAGCACAAAACCACTATGTAGGCTTGCATGTTTCAGACCGATCGAATGCCACAGATACTATGCAGGCTGACACAGAACTCTTTGCCCAGTCTCAACTCAGTAGTCAGAACAGACCGGGGCTTCCTGTTCCCCCATCTCAGCCTGCTTCTGCAAGGAAGTCTTTACCCCAGGAGAACACGCTGTCCTCTGCTGCAGACCTTCAGATACCTCAGCAGGGTGCAGACTCTGATATGGACGTTGGTGTGGCATGGCAGGACCAAAAAGACATTTCGATGCCAAGCTTTGAATGTGCTGATGGCACGGAAGATGTGCCCGAGGGAAGAACTGAGAGTCCAAGGGAAGATGAACATGAGAGAGAGCAAGCTATCGAGAGAGGAATGGTGTCAACACCCACCACTAGAGATGCTCCTGAGATGGATGCTGTGCCCCAGCAAAGCTCACTGTCCCCAGAGAGAGAGCAGCAAGAGAGCTTGAATGGAAACCATCTCACGGAGCGAGAAGAGAGCCTGCATTCCAATAATCTTGTGGAGCTACATTTGAGTCCCGAGGAGCCTCTGTCTAGTGGTATGTCTAGTGGTATTTACTTTCTCATCgaacctaaacttattttaccGCTTTAACAATGTAAAATGTGTCTGTAGTTAGCATACCAGACCATACTCTTTGACATATTTATATAATTTTGCAGTATCGATGCCATAGTTTTCTACGAGCAAAATTGTGACTATTCTGGATGCTATAGGGTGAGACAGAGAAGCAAGAGCTGCAAACTGTTTCACCCTATGCAACCTTTAAAAATGAGTCCTACATTAGGGTGATACCCCTGTGCTTCAGAATTTTTCTGGGCATTTACATCTCTAATTGGAATTACAGGAAATAGATCATTGAATCCTTTCATACTTAGTAATTTCTTTAGAATTTTGCTTGCCTCCAGCACACTCATTTTCTTGCTAAGAAAAGCCTCCTGTAGCATATGTAGGACAACTTTAGGTTACTAGGGAAATCTTATATTTCGTCCCTTCTTTCCCATtcctgggactctaatctggagaactgggtttgattccccactactccacttgaagctctccaaagccctctcagccccacccacctcacagggagattgtcatgaggatgataataacatactttgtaaactgctctgaatgggcgttaagttgtcctgaatcaAATATTATTTTGCCTCTGTGAAGGAACAGACTTGCACCTTCTGTTCCTTttgaactccccccacccccgcccacgGGAAGTCTTTCTTTGGCACTGGTACCCCTTTCCCTCACTCCCAAGAAGTGCCCAAAACAACCTGGGTACCTGCTGCCACCAACAACCATGACAGCCTCTGCCGCTAGATGGAGTAATGAGTCTAGCACAGCGCACCTGCTTGGCTGCTGCACCCGCCCTCTTCACTCCCAAGCTAGCATGGGGGCAATTTGCTGCAGCTCTGCAAATCCAAGCTGTTGTGCTCCAGGGACGGCAAGCTACCCTGCTGCCTCTCCCTGTTACCTCATTTCAGATAACAAGACCAAATAGCTGTGGTGTTTTTCCAGAGATCAATGTTTAAAGTCTTCAAAATATAAGGAAGTTCGATAAAACAGTACACATGTTCTGTCCAAGCTTTGGGGATGAGCAGGGGATCAGAGGAAAGGTGAAAACAGGCAGTCCTCTATCCCTACAGTAAGTACTTTCTAAAGGATGGTTAATTTAGGACAGACGAGCTTTACTTGCAGAAGTTTAAAGTCCATTACCTTTAGATATCCTGGCTGAGACTTCTCTCCATTGTCCCTAGCCAtgtggacaagatggagtcccAGGGTAAAGTATAGTCCTTCTTGGCTTGTGATCCCAAGAGCAGCCCAAAGAACAAGAGAACTGAGAGTTTTATAGTCTGTGTTCCACCTGGGGGGTCATCTGGATCATCCTGGCCTAAACGGAAGGATTTACTTTCTAGCCACTTGGTCTTGGCTGCCTGTTCCTGCCTGCAGCTGAGCTTCTGTACATAGGCAGAGAGCAGTCACAATAACTGAAATATTGGGGTGAATATCAGGATGGGGGGCATTTCTTCACAGCCTCTCTGAAGTATATTGCCTAAATGCCTGTAACGCCTGTCCAACTTTTAACACTTCAGGTATTTCTACACCTAAGCCATCCTCACTGGTTGATGATAAACTCTCAGCGGTACCCACAGGCAGCCTGCGTGCCTTTGTGCAAGAAAAGCCTACCAAGCGTTCGGTGAAAGCAATAGTGGCACACATAATCGAGGAGTTGGATAGAAACATGGCTCCACATGTTGTGGATCAGGGTGTGTCGGGAGCAGACCTAGAAAAGGAGCCTTCCCCCAGCAAAGAGGGTAAGCGTATGCACAGTCTTCCAGGAAATGGGGCACAGTGCCAGCTTTACATTAACCAGTGCGCAGACCTCTTTTCAAAGGTAATGCGATGTCTTCCTTCTATCCCCCCCTTGCCCACTCCCAAAAGTCAATTGGGATCTTGCACGTGCTACTGAAAATGAAAGGAAACATTCTTCTGCTTCTAGTGGTTAGATCTCTCTGCGTTGTCTTGAACCAGTTCTTTCCTATATGACTTGGATTACCCCCCACACCCCCACATTGCTCAGAGATAGGAGTCAAATCAGAACAGGGTTGTGCCAGATTAGTAGAAGCATTGGAGTTCCTAATCTTAGGCCTCCTTCTGCTGCTATGTAACGGAGCATGAGAGGAGCCTCAGTGGATCATCAGACCAAAGCTCCATGCCATCCAGTGCTCCGTTTCCCACAGTGGCTAGCCAGATGCCCCCCACAATAAGGGCATGAAGGCAGCAGCTTGCTGTCATGCTCCTCAGCAGTCGGTATTAGTGTCATACCGCTTCAGCATATGGAAGTTCTTAACTAATGTTTTTGAAACCGTCTAAGCCAGGTGTAGGCAACTCCGGACACACGTGCCAACAGTGGCACACCCGACCATTTTGCTGGGCATCCAGAACCAGGTCTCTTCACCCAAGCAGCTGAGGCACTGGCAGCAGTGTGTACACCCACCATTGCCTCCCAGATCTGCACAGCTGTTAGCAGAGtccaaagtgattttttttttttactttggcaATTGGGCTGGAAAAAGTTGCCTGTCTGTGATCTTAGCAAATGACCACCACAGCATCCTGTGGCAGTGGGTTCCATAGATTAACTTTTTACCTAAGGGTTTGGGTTTCCTCACCTCACTTACAAGGCTGtgtacatttccagcatttgtagGGCTGCTTCATAATCAGTGGATGCTATGAATCTCACATGTCATCTTAAAGGGGGTTTCTGGAATGCAGAGAATAAGATGTGTGGGTAGTATAATCTCCATAGCCCAAGTGGAAGTGAGACACGAGCATCAGAGTTGTGCGTGGCTGTAGGGGTTTTTATTTTCATACTTGATCATGAACGTAGTGTACAACGCTGAATTCTCTTTCATGGACATGCTCTAGCAGCTTGTCACCCCTTGCCAAGCCCATAGCTGTAAAAGTCCGGGAAGCGGGGAATGTATCAGCATATGCCTGTGGGGTTTGTGGATGTGTTTCATCATCAATTAAAAAGCATTCATTATTTGCTGTTTGACATGTAGCTGCTCAGATTTCTCAAAGGACTAGAACTGGGAGTCTGACGAGGAGTGTAAGTGGACGGGATGCTGAGCTGTTAGAGAGGGAAGCTTTAGAAGATGGAGCAATTCAGCAATCTGGAAGTAAACCAAGAGAAGTGTCGGTCTTGGAAAGCGAAGCAGCTGTGGTGTCTGAAATTGAAATGGAACCTGAAGTTGAGGATATATCAGAGGCTGAAATGGACTCTGAGGATAATGGTGAGAAGACTCATTTGGCAGAAACGGTGGTGTGGGGAGAGTGATTGGGGTTGCAGACTCTGCCAGGGTAGACCAACAGGATTTGAAGTTGACCTTTAATGGAGTCCATTCTTGCAAATCCTTCTCCAGAACTAAGGGAACATTGTAGTTCTTATGAATATATTCCAATGGGCTTTGCCAGAAAATTCAGTCCTCCCCCAGTACCATACACGTTCCCAAATGACTTCCCAAGTGCTCTTGAATCAGAATTACTCAAAATTCCAGTTCCTCAGGTTCTTCTTGTGGAATATCAGATCAGCTCTGAAAAAGGAGGTGGCATGGTACTGAACGGTTGCCTCATTTCCCACCCATTCACTTCTGGTCTCCTTCCATACTGCCTGTTAAATTGCTTTATTTCTGTCCTCCCATCAGAGCCTCCAGTGAAGACACCAGCGTTTGTACGCCTGAAAGCCTTCCAGTGTTCCCCGTTGCTGTCCAGCCCATACACTCTAAAAGTGGCTGCCTCCAAGTAAGTACAGAGCCACAACTGGGGACAACTGAAACCTGGTTCAGAACCAGGTGTTGAAGCTGGGAAGTTTTGGCTGTGGCCTGAGATATTCTGCCCTACAGCACAGCAAGGGGCTCACTGACTAGCCTTCATAGGtagcatcagggctcatttcgagggggaacacgcaggaacgcagttccggcagttccccaaagaagtcacatgtcaggtgaccctgcccacctgactctcagccattttgggcccgtttcatcctggattggggccgataCGGCCCGGATTGGACCtcttgacaggtggtggatcactctcctgttcagcagcagcccaatcctgaccattttgggcccctttttggccattttcagcccctttttgccattttcggtcctgaatagccaggataggttatgtcagggggtggggcatatgcaaatcagttatgctaatgccacatttccagtgctgtcaaggggtgtggcatatgctaatgagttatgctaatgagttcttccagctctttttctacaaaatgacaccTGGGTAGCATAGTGATCTGTTTCTTGGCTGTGGCTGCAGCACGCAAGCACTGAGAGTACCACTGCTTAATTCTGtctggaagccatgctctgtgACCCAGAAATCCTGCCTCCAGCCTCAGGAATGGCAGTGGTGGCTGGTGGGTTGTTCAGTGGTGGAGGGGAggtactctgtacatgctcagattTGCCTTAGACTTCTCTGCAACTCCTCTGATTCTGTGCCTGTCGTGTTAGAACAGCCTTGAGGTTGTGGCTGCTAGTAGAAGAATGGACCTAGAAGCTCCTAGTTATCATTTTCACAAATAAACTCTTCTGCCAGATTATTTTCTGAGCAGAGCTGCTTTACAGGTTTCCTGAGTTGCTGGGGGAGCAAAATCCAAGAAGCTCAGAATGCCTGGCTAGCATTTCCCCCCCGTTTTTGACTGTACCAGCAAGCCCTATGGCCAAAGGGCCTTAGTAAAATGTGTTACCAGTAGAGGGCCAATTCAAGCTACATTTTCTGCTTTATTGGTCCACCTGTCAGGAAGCCATCACATTATGAGGGATGAGATGTGatgaattgttttctttttttcagtaTGGCAAAAGTAATACGAGGTTTCTTTGAGAGTGAAAATAATTGTACAACTTCAGGATTCTGTCCTGAGCATCTTGAAGTGTGTCCGCCATTCCCTTTGCTGTGGAGCTTACTTCTTTCTATAGCTTGGTTCTTTCTCTCAAAGGTCTGCTTCAGAACAGCCGTCAAAGAAGCAAATCCCAAAAGAATCTAAGAAGGCACGCAGAGCAAAACGTGAGCCGGGTCTCTCCAGCAACTGGGTAAAAAAGATATTCAGCCACTATGCAAGGATGCCGGTGGCTAAAGATGCTTTCCAGGCTGTGGAGAAGTGGTGAGTAATTGCGAATAGAGCATCTTCACAGATTAATGCTCTGTGGAAAGGGGAAGAGGTTGTCTGCTACACAACCTGGGGAAAACCAGACCACTCTGATGCAGCATCAAGAATGTTACAGCATCAGTACCCTGCATCTTCACCTCCCATTGCTCACATTTTTGAAGGTCGTCTTTTTCTTGAGCATGTAGTTCTACAGGTTCGGAGCTGAGGTTCTCTGGCAGGGGCAGCACAATCCATTTTAGAGCAAGGGGCAGCTACATCTCGGCCAACTCGCTTTCTGTCCCAACTTTTCTAGTGTGAACCTGTACTTCAAACATCTGAGTGATGACCTGGAGGCCTACACAAACCATGCTAGGAGGAAAACGATCGAATCGGCAGATCTGGAGCTTCTCATGAGGCGGTAAGGGACGGCTGTGCCTTCTTTCAAGGAGCATCGCACCCAAGAGGAGGGATGCTCCAGCTCTGCATCGTGTGTTTCGGAAAACAGGTCTCCCCAGGAGCAGGTGGATGGACTCTGGGAGGGCGGGCACAGGTTCTTGAACTCCACAGAAtatacaacaacatttgatttataatacagcacttcaggacaacttaataccacacttagagcggtttacaaaatgggttattatcctcatgacaatcaccctgggaggtgggtggggctgagagagctgtgaccgacccatggtcacccagctggcttcaagcggagaatcaaacctgcctctccagattagagtcctgctgcttttaaccactacaccaaactacataGTCATGCAGTTTCTTGGAAGCCAATtccctgcctttaaaaaaaaaatgcgtAAGGCAATCTCTAAGCGCTTCTTCAgttgtctgcccttttccttacacATTCCAGACTGCTTGGTTTGGTTTTGTTCTGTTAGAGAAACTTTTCAGCAGAGTGTTTTCGAAGGGCCTGTTTCCAACAACCGGTGCCCAAAGCAGTAGTTGCTTTTCGGGGTGTATACACTACAGTAGGGAAACTACTGTACAAAGTACAAACTTTGAAAGGCCGTGGGAGGTGCTGCTTCCTTTCCTGGAATGAGAGTCTAATGGATGTTAACTTGCTGATCACACTCGGATCACTTACACTGAAATGCTTTCCAGTAGCATCCCAAAAAGATCTATCATGCCAAAGCAGTTCCAGTTTACAAAGCTTTGGTGTGGTAAATGTAATGATCTTTAAACAAATCAAGATGAACTCAACTCAGTCATATgtcctcctcccctttcttccctcTTTTCTTCAGGCAAGGGCTGATTACTGACAAGATGCCTTTAAATGTCCTAATAGAGCGTCACTTGCCTCTGGAGTATAGGAAATTACTAATTCCTGTTGCCACCAGTGGAAATAAAGTCATCCCGCTCAATGCACGGTGACATTTCGGCAGAGTGTCTGATGCTGGAGACAGATAAGACCCCACTTGGTGAAAGATATGTGGGGCTAGAACTGGAGTGGACAGAGCCCTACCAAACAGACTTGGCTGTACATAGAGGGGATGTGGAAAACCTTGACATTATGAAAAATTTCTCTGATGCCCTTCCCCCAAGTTTTTGTGATACAGAAGCTATGTTGTTTCTTTACTTGTACTGTGGTTGTAAATAAAATGATGTTTTGTTGAGCACCCAAGCTTTGTTTGTGGTTTGAAGCATATTTTAAGAGGACACACAATATGACTGATTTTCCTTGTATTTCAAACACAGGGCGAATCCACACTTatccggcacagcgctaagcaggcggagtgagagcgtctttctggtgcgttttatgacatcatcgcgccacgagagcggcatcatggtgcgatgacgtcataaatcgcgccagaaagacgctctcactttgcctgcttagcgctgtgccggtaagtgtggattcaccCACAGAAAACTCTTTAGCGGTAGTTGTTTAGGAGATTGAGTTAATTGAAACATTTGCCACAAAACTCTTGGACATAGTCAAAAAAATTTTACGTTATTTTGGAGACCATTCCCTGGAGGGAAAATATGTTGACTTTGGGGTACGACGAAGTAGCCTAGAGGGCAATTATTTAGGGTTTAATTTTTAATGCCACTATCTCCAGCCTGCAAGTAATACTGTTAATTGTTGTGTTACATGCCCTAACCTCGTACTTGCTCAAAAGTTTCAAAAACACACTGTGAGCTCTTCTGTTTTTTTACCAGACCAAGGCTAAGTTCAGCATGAATACTCTTGTTTGCTGTCAGAAAGAAATGgaacagttttatttacatttgCGGACTTCCCAACAGGGGACGCGAATGAGTCTTCTAAATCTGTCTGTTGCAAAAGTTTCTTTCAACATCTAATTTAAGTGACTGGTTCTTGGTAAGGGTTTCTTAATGTGATCTCTTAGGAAGTCCATAGTTGTAGTGGGTTGTATGTGTGCCAGTATGAACTTCTAGCCTGTGTCAGAATGAAACTCAACCTCTCCTAAAATATAACTCGTATAACCTGAGGTTGGTTAGATTAATGTGTTGCTTTGGGGAAACAATATGGTCTGAATGAGATGCTCATGGttacaaaaaaaaccaaacacataGATGATGGAGAACCTTATAGTAGACCCTGGTTTTGTAGAGTCATCTGATGTTCTACTAGGAGGGGTTGATGATCTGGGATTATTGCTACGGCCTGCAGCACCAACAAAGAAATGTTACAGCTTTGGGGCAAATTATCATCCGAGGGGCTTTTCAAGGCAGTATTTTAGATCAATGTCCCATAAAATTTACTGTTCAGGTAAGCAGAGGGAGGGAAGTAAAGGAGGACACAGGTCAGTTGATAGACTCTGTTTCTTCTGCCGTGGGCAGCACACTCCTTGCTTCTGAAAGGTATCCTTGCCGTCTGAGGTCTAAGGTCGCAAGCCTCTGCATCACCATATCTACAGGCAGTGAGAAAGCAGAATCCAGTTGCTCTCTGGAAGTTTGGAAAACTTGGACGAGGTATGACTCCACGATTTGTTCAATCAAACCAGGATCAGCTATATAGAAAGCTGCCCTCAGGTCATCTGGCCTCACTTCCCTGTGTGTAAAAAAGACAAACCAGTTAGTGGTAGATGCTGATGTGTAAGGAAGTCTTCTGTTAGACTGCTCTCATACTCGGAAGTGCCCTGCCTTTCTTGGATTTGTTCCTTCTGGTTTTTCCAGATCATTTATCCAGAACTACCTCATCCTCACCTCCATATGCAACTGCGAACAGATGAAGGTAAGAAAAAAAACACTTCGTGTTTTACGGAGAAGCAGATGAAATGTATTGCTGCTTTGGCTAACTGTCGGGTGGGCGTGGGGAGCAAATGACTAATACCAGGATGAAAGATTTCAGGGTTCTATTTAGTTCAAATACTCACATGTTTCCCAGTTCAGCACGCAGGTCTCGCAGATAGGCCTGTCTCTCATTGAGATACTGATCTTTTATCTTCAAAACCAGGGGTTCTGGCCTCCCCTCCTCATCCTACAAGAGCATAAAGTCTGTTGTGACGACGTCTGTTTAGCATTACAAGGCCAAGTGTATGGTGGTGGGTCATGAGTGGGACAGCCCTTGATTGGTTCCCCAGACTTTGAGTTTACATTTGAAATCATTTACCAACTATGCAACCaaatatattgtatatttattgatgtGCAAATGTCAGCTGCTATATGTAGGGTCTACATTATGTGCAGTGAGGACATGGGTGGTGGAACATCGATCCCATATAAGAAACAAAATCATAACAGTGCCCCCGGTGCAGTATTTTCTGGAAGTTAACCATGATCCTGAAAATTTTAAGTTCTTGGAGCTTGAGAAATATGAACTCGGTTCTTATACTAGGGGTGATATACAGAAGAAGCTTCTCCAAAGAGAAGCATTCTGAATTTTTAAGTTAAAAATTTACACCCTTCCCCATGGGTTAAATCAAACAACAGAATTGTCTTGTTTCCTGTAATTCATATCTAACATCACAATTGCTTTTGTTTCAGTGTAATTTGTAACTCTCCTGTGATGTCTGTAGGTTTACAATATTTATTCATAATACTTATTCTAATGGTTGGCTCCTTGTAAAATCTGCCACCTTTGAAGATTTAGATGTCATGTAACATCTCGTATGTTTAACATCCTCCCTTTTAAATTGGTGTTGATTACGGTTTCTTTAAGGAATAGTGTAGAAGAGTTGTGCAGCTGCATTCCATGGGCTTTTTGCCTGAGATAAATTTTGTAAGTAACATTCATTTCCTCACCAACATTTGAGATTTTGAGCACATGTCAACATAGAAAACTTCATTGTTTAGTTTGGAAGAAATACTTATTCTTGATTGTATGTTTGGTGAGTGTCTTTTATGCTGATACTTGTCACTTTCATGCTGCATTAGAAATGATTTGTGACATTAGAAAGTTTGTAATTCTTTGAAGATGCTCTGCCAGTTTCCTTTACTGGGACTGAAATGCCAAAATGTGGGCAGCAACCAGAAGCCCCATCTCACTTGCGACACTACGCAGACTGATTTATTCTACTCATAATCATAGGTCTTCATTAATTATCCCTTGAGTCTCGATTGGGACTGTTTGCCTATGATACTGTGCAGACTGTGATTTATGTATTCAAGTTATCTTTTGATACTGGACTAAttgttgtatttttgtattgataCAAATAATTAACATACCTCTAGTATTTTGAATATACTATTTTGCATTTGGTCTTTATTTGGGAAGCGCTGTATATAGCA
The window above is part of the Eublepharis macularius isolate TG4126 chromosome 16, MPM_Emac_v1.0, whole genome shotgun sequence genome. Proteins encoded here:
- the CENPT gene encoding centromere protein T; translated protein: MSARRRSGRLMAAPRVTRRSLRLEKVNFQEYKGFPAPDVATPRTLFRKVLQTQPIASPLVPEKADSPKPVETTFQIPSRNAADSNLEISLSDPVPKETLRPALLRNGKKKKVRLSEFERGLAKQLPSTTAKSFLDNTSLTGSLQVSLGTPVSPPPDGKRGLIRRPKSYKGVNVMTFEGGMEQNLQQIKGAQNHYVGLHVSDRSNATDTMQADTELFAQSQLSSQNRPGLPVPPSQPASARKSLPQENTLSSAADLQIPQQGADSDMDVGVAWQDQKDISMPSFECADGTEDVPEGRTESPREDEHEREQAIERGMVSTPTTRDAPEMDAVPQQSSLSPEREQQESLNGNHLTEREESLHSNNLVELHLSPEEPLSSGISTPKPSSLVDDKLSAVPTGSLRAFVQEKPTKRSVKAIVAHIIEELDRNMAPHVVDQGVSGADLEKEPSPSKEAAQISQRTRTGSLTRSVSGRDAELLEREALEDGAIQQSGSKPREVSVLESEAAVVSEIEMEPEVEDISEAEMDSEDNEPPVKTPAFVRLKAFQCSPLLSSPYTLKVAASKSASEQPSKKQIPKESKKARRAKREPGLSSNWVKKIFSHYARMPVAKDAFQAVEKCVNLYFKHLSDDLEAYTNHARRKTIESADLELLMRRQGLITDKMPLNVLIERHLPLEYRKLLIPVATSGNKVIPLNAR